A genomic region of Marinobacter sp. NP-4(2019) contains the following coding sequences:
- the prpF gene encoding 2-methylaconitate cis-trans isomerase PrpF gives MPHKPQIKVPATYMRGGTSKGVFFRLQDLPEPCQTPGEARDTLLLRVIGSPDPYQKQIDGMGGATSSTSKTVILAEPTQPDHDVDYLFGQVSIDKPFVDWSGNCGNLTAAVGAFAINSGFVAKDRIPENGTCTVRIWQANIRKTIVAHVPITNGEVQETGDFELDGVTFPAAEVQVEFMDPADGEGSMFPTGNLVDDLEVPGVGTLKATMINAGIPTIFVNAEDIGYKGSELQDDINSDPKALAMFETIRAHGAMRMGLIQNIEEAANRQHTPKVAFVAKPVDYVSSSGKSIGAGDVDVLVRALSMGKLHHAMMGTAAVAIATASAVPGTLVNLAAGGGDRTHVTFGHPSGTLRVGAEAKEVDGQWTATKAIMSRSARILMEGWVRVPQTAQ, from the coding sequence ATGCCTCACAAACCACAAATCAAAGTGCCAGCCACCTACATGCGTGGCGGCACCAGCAAGGGCGTATTTTTCCGTCTGCAAGACCTGCCAGAACCCTGCCAGACCCCCGGCGAAGCCCGGGACACACTCCTGCTGCGGGTCATCGGCAGCCCCGATCCCTACCAGAAGCAAATCGACGGTATGGGCGGAGCCACCTCCAGCACCAGCAAGACCGTGATCCTGGCGGAGCCCACCCAGCCGGATCACGATGTTGACTACCTCTTCGGCCAGGTCTCCATCGACAAGCCGTTCGTGGACTGGAGCGGCAACTGCGGTAACCTGACCGCTGCGGTTGGGGCATTCGCCATCAACAGCGGCTTCGTCGCCAAAGACCGCATCCCCGAAAATGGCACCTGCACCGTCCGCATCTGGCAGGCCAACATCCGCAAGACTATCGTGGCCCATGTTCCCATCACCAACGGTGAAGTCCAGGAAACCGGCGATTTCGAACTGGATGGGGTGACATTCCCGGCCGCCGAAGTGCAGGTGGAATTCATGGACCCGGCCGATGGCGAGGGCTCCATGTTCCCCACCGGTAATCTGGTGGACGACCTGGAAGTGCCCGGCGTTGGCACCTTGAAAGCCACCATGATCAACGCAGGTATCCCGACCATCTTCGTCAACGCGGAGGACATCGGGTACAAGGGTTCCGAACTGCAGGACGATATCAACAGCGATCCCAAGGCCCTGGCCATGTTTGAAACCATTCGTGCCCATGGTGCGATGAGAATGGGGCTGATCCAGAACATCGAGGAAGCCGCCAACCGTCAGCACACCCCGAAGGTGGCGTTTGTTGCCAAACCGGTGGACTACGTGTCTTCCAGCGGCAAGAGCATCGGCGCAGGGGATGTGGACGTGCTGGTGCGCGCCTTGTCCATGGGCAAGCTTCACCACGCCATGATGGGCACCGCTGCAGTAGCGATTGCGACAGCATCCGCCGTTCCGGGAACCCTGGTAAATCTGGCCGCTGGCGGCGGCGACCGCACCCACGTGACCTTCGGGCACCCGTCCGGCACCCTGCGGGTCGGCGCCGAGGCAAAGGAAGTGGACGGTCAGTGGACCGCAACCAAAGCCATTATGAGTCGCAGCGCGCGGATCCTGATGGAAGGCTGGGTTCGGGTGCCGCAAACCGCTCAGTAA